One Rhizoctonia solani chromosome 3, complete sequence genomic region harbors:
- a CDS encoding threonine aldolase has translation MTEKILHPSISQANALSAVDFRSDTVTSPTASMLQAMISSAVGDDVYSEDETTANLEKHVADLLGHEAGLFVPSGTAGNQIAIRVHLTQPPHSVLCHARSHINQYEAGGIATLSQAMVQPVWPSKGPNLTLEDVKRGLSCGMTSIQPQLVLSPSRIPMEGIGAPIGSVLVGSKTFIDRARWIRKSIGGGMRQTGVIAGAARVALDEVFPKLAATHEIARDIEKHLHSLGLKTVLPVETNMIFIDLEAAGLDNDWLVEEAKNAGLKLGYDGRIVVHHQISTEAVQKLKEVLSRVMEKKAAGVYAEGSQARTNGGAYGGRPKRT, from the exons ATGACCGAGAAAATACTCCATCCATCGATTTCTCAGGCAAATGCCCTCAGTGCCGTCGACTTTCGGA GCGATACCGTTACTTCTCCCACAGCGTCTATGCTTCAGGCTATGATTAGTAGCGCCGTTGGAGATGACGTTTATAGCGAGGATGAAACTACCGCAAACCTGGAAAAGCATGTTGCCGATCTGTTGGGACACGAGGCGGGACTCTTCGTCCCAAGCGGGACGGCAGGCAACCAAATCGCGATTCGTGTGCATCTTACTCAGCCCCCACATT CTGTACTCTGTCATGCTCGCTCGCACATTAATCAATATGAAG CTGGAGGAATCGCGACATTATCCCAAGCCATGGTTCAGCCGGTATGGCCATCCAAAGGGCCAAATCTGACTTTAGAAGATGTGAAGAGGGGGTTGTCCTGTGGGATGACGTCCATTCAGCCCCAACTCGTGTTATCGCCCTCGAGAATACCTATGGAG GGAATCGGTGCGCCCATTGGAAGTGTCTTGGTCGGATCGAAAACTTTCATCGACCGAGCCCGATGGATCCGTAAATCTATAGGAGGGGGGATGCGCCAGACGGGCGTGATAGCTGGTGCTGCCAGAGTCGCTCTGGATGAAGTGTTCCCAAAGCTTGCGGCAACCCATGAAATAGCACGGGATATCGAAAAACATCTACATTCCCTGGGTCTCAAGACCGTATTACCCGTCGAAACCAATATGATATTTATT GATCTCGAAGCGGCTGGGCTGGATAACGATTGGTTGGTTGAAGAAGCCAAAAATGCAGGCCTTAAACTGGGGTATGACGGCAGGATTGTTGTTCACCACCAAATCAGCACCGAGGCTGTCCAAAAGCTTAAGGAAGTTCTTAGCCGAGTGATGGAAAAGAAGGCCGCGGGTGTTTATGCTGAGGGTAGTCAAGCACGGACAAATGGCGGAGCGTACGGCGGGAGGCCCAAGCGAACCTGA
- a CDS encoding UbiA family prenyltransferase gives MDRLVERTKNRPVARGAISVRNAYIFFFAQTIAYMALVSWAPPVCALLAMLNLPMQIVYPLFKRFTYWPSLFLGMTFSWGSLCGWSAMTGSINWKVVGPLYIAGVCWAFGYDTIYGYQDRRDDPKAGVKSTALLLGTEPQPFLYTLAAGFVAFLTIAGLFNHQGPLYYIFTVGFAAAHVYWQVSTLDASNPADCWAKFYTNSWIGWPMWVFGLLGDYFCRMGL, from the exons ATGGATAGACTCGTAG AGCGCACCAAAAACCGCCCCGTCGCTCGTGGTGCTATCTCCGTCCGCAATGCCTATATCTTCTTCTTTGCGCAAACCATAGCGTATATGGCTTTGGTTTCGTGGGCGCCCCCAGTGTG CGCGTTGCTCGCTATGCTGAACTTGCCCATGCAAATAGTCTACCCTCTCTTCAAGAGATTCACCTACTGGCCATCTCTTTTTTTGG GTATGACCTTCAGCTGGGGATCACTTTGCGGGTGGTCGGCCATGACTGGATCCATCAACTGGAAGGTTGTCGGTCCACTTTACATCGCAGGAGTATGCTGGGCTTT CGGCTATGACACCATCTACGGCTATCAG GACAGGCGTGATGACCCTAAGGCCGGTGTCAAATCAACTGCCCTCCTCCTCGGGACCGAACCTCAGCCATTCCTCTATACCTTGGCCGCAGGCTTTGTAGCGTTCCTTACGATCGCGGGTCTTTTTAACCACCAGGGACCGTTATACTATATCTTCACTGTCGGCTTTGCGGCTGCACACGTATACTGGCAAGTCAGCACGCTCGATGCTTCAAACCCTGCCGATTGCTGGGCCAAATTCTACACCAACTCTTGGATTGGATGGCCTATGTGGGTATTTGGGCTGTTGGGTGATTATTTCTGCCGCATGGGTTTATGA